In Musa acuminata AAA Group cultivar baxijiao chromosome BXJ2-10, Cavendish_Baxijiao_AAA, whole genome shotgun sequence, a genomic segment contains:
- the LOC135624944 gene encoding uncharacterized protein LOC135624944 has translation MSFLKTAPPPDCFLNQHCSRWAQMYLKYCLCSTKDGISLFLGAASIISWVIAEIPQIMTNYCEKSTEGLSIAFLMTWIIGDLFNLIGCLLEPATLPTQYYVALLYTASTVILTGQTMYYGYIYHRLEPNKHGIHVKSQKHHQEDGSAEECLLGDSKKTRVHGYQSNGTSPSKEVNIPSSPIPVEVLCDSYGSDYYYTSARSLSKSPVPAFGAWLAHSCDNGGSPPRSGNQQSVAKEPLLDRVIFPQSAPPNSSTKNMLAVVPSAVFFFGMCVLHLCTNDVHTASPNGMVIRVGRKLLQDHVQDDGSIGVGNLLGWAMAAIYMGARLPQIYLNVRRGNVQGLNPLMFVFAVSGNATYVGSILVESLDWHKIRPNLPWLADAGGCILLDVFILIQFVYFHYRKQQRSESKDNPA, from the exons ATGAGTTTTCTTAAAACAGCTCCTCCACCTGATTGCTTCTTAAACCAACATTGCTCGCGATGGGCTCAAATGTACTTGAAGTATTGCCTTTGTAGTACAAAGGATGGAATTTCCTTATTTCTTGGAGCTGCCAGTATCATCAGCTGGGTAATTGCAGAGATTCCTCAAATCATGACAAATTACTGTGAGAAATCTACAGAAGGCCTTTCAATTGCTTTTCTAATGACATGGATCATTGG AGATTTATTTAACCTCATCGGCTGTCTGCTAGAACCTGCTACT TTGCCGACACAGTATTATGTGGCATTG TTATACACAGCAAGTACAGTTATCCTGACTGGGCAGACTATGTATTATGGTTACATTTACCATAGACTTGAACCAAACAAACATGGAATACATGTCAAG AGCCAAAAGCATCATCAAGAAGATGGATCAGCAGAAGAGTGCCTGCTGGGAGATTCAAAGAAAACTAGAGTTCATGGTTACCAATCAAATGGCACAAGTCCCTCAAAGGAAGTCAACATACCAAGCTCACCAATTCCAGTTGAAGTACTTTGTGATTCCTATGGGAGTGACTACTATTACAC GTCAGCACGGTCTTTATCTAAAAGCCCTGTGCCTGCTTTTGGTGCTTGGTTAGCACATTCATGTGACAATGGAGGGTCACCACCCAGAAGTGGCAATCAGCAATCTGTAGCAAAAGAGCCTCTACTTGACAGGGTTATTTTCCCGCAATCTGCACCACCGAATTCGAGTACTAAAAATATGCTTGCTGTA GTACCTTCAGCTGTATTTTTCTTTGGTATGTGTGTTCTTCATCTTTGCACCAATGATGTGCACACTGCATCACCTAATGGAATGGTCATACGAGTCGGACGTAAGTTGTTACAG GACCATGTTCAAGATGACGGAAGCATTGGAGTCGGAAACTTACTTGGTTGGGCAATGGCAGCTATTTATATGGGGGCAAGGCTTCCTCAGATATATTTAAAC GTTAGAAGGGGCAATGTTCAG GGCCTTAACCCGTTAATGTTTGTTTTCGCGGTGAGTGGAAATGCAACATATGTGGGAAG TATTCTTGTGGAAAGCTTGGATTGGCATAAAATCAGGCCCAATCTACCCTGGCTAGCTGATGCTGGAGGATGCATACTTCTGGATGTTTTC ATTCTGATCCAATTTGTCTATTTTCATTATCGGAAACAGCAGAGGTCTGAATCTAAAGATAACCCAGCTTAA
- the LOC135624387 gene encoding protein RETICULATA-RELATED 3, chloroplastic-like gives MAGVAVKLHLSPVPDLAESRRLHGRTNHHYHPCLSLPSIPRTFPSISIPLLLPRSANPSLSQTLASTEPPALSSGGPSKPPHGPSDNGRGGGGGDGAPGDDHHGEEPRSSDPGGPLGLFLEGWRSRVTADPQFPFKVLMEELVGVTANVIGDMASRPNFGLNELDFVFSTLVVGSIVNFVLMYLLAPTAASAAASSALPGIFASCPTSHMFQPGPYSLFSRLGTFLYKGATFAAVGFAAGLAGTAISNGLIALRKRMDPAFETPNKPPPTVLNALTWSLHLGLSSNFRYQTLNGLEFLMEKTLPSAGFKASVVVLRCLNNVLGGMTFVMLARLTGSQKAGESEEENGEIKEKLVSHCVPVAEDGDGESQRSES, from the coding sequence ATGGCCGGCGTCGCGGTGAAGCTCCACCTCTCTCCGGTCCCAGATCTCGCCGAGAGCCGCCGCCTCCACGGACGAACCAACCACCATTACCATCCTTGCCTCTCCCTACCCTCAATCCCCCGCACTTTCCCTTCGATCTCcatccccctcctcctcccccgTTCCGCCAACCCTAGCCTCTCCCAGACTCTAGCCTCCACCGAACCCCCCGCCCTCTCCAGCGGCGGGCCCTCCAAACCACCACACGGTCCCAGCGATAATGGccgcggcggaggcggcggcgacggcgccCCCGGCGATGATCACCACGGCGAGGAGCCGAGGTCGTCCGATCCGGGCGGTCCCCTTGGGCTCTTCCTCGAGGGTTGGCGTTCTAGGGTCACGGCCGATCCTCAGTTCCCCTTCAAGGTCCTCATGGAGGAGCTCGTCGGTGTCACCGCGAACGTCATCGGTGACATGGCCTCCCGCCCCAACTTCGGCCTTAACGAACTCGACTTCGTGTTCTCCACCCTCGTCGTGGGATCCATCGTCAACTTCGTCCTCATGTACCTCCTCGCCCCCACCGCCGCATCCGCCGCTGCCTCCTCCGCCCTTCCCGGCATCTTCGCCTCCTGCCCCACTAGTCACATGTTCCAGCCCGGTCCTTACTCCCTCTTCTCCCGTCTTGGCACCTTCCTCTATAAAGGTGCCACCTTTGCCGCCGTCGGCTTCGCCGCGGGGCTTGCAGGGACCGCCATCTCAAATGGGCTGATCGCGCTGCGCAAGCGGATGGATCCTGCGTTTGAGACACCGAACAAGCCTCCGCCCACAGTGCTGAACGCACTGACTTGGTCGCTGCACTTGGGATTGAGCAGTAATTTCCGGTACCAGACGCTGAACGGTCTGGAGTTTCTGATGGAGAAAACCTTGCCATCCGCCGGATTCAAGGCATCCGTGGTGGTGCTGAGGTGCTTGAACAATGTTCTTGGCGGGATGACTTTTGTTATGCTCGCCAGGTTGACAGGTTCGCAAAAGGCGGGAGAAAGTGAGGAGGAGAATGGAGAGATCAAGGAGAAACTGGTAAGCCACTGTGTTCCAGTCGCAGAGGATGGTGATGGGGAGTCCCAGAGGAGCGAGTCTTAA